Proteins found in one Actinokineospora alba genomic segment:
- a CDS encoding beta-propeller domain-containing protein, giving the protein MSSDLRRLPRIGVATVAIAVAGAGVIGAAYWVGGDKAAKNVERPGVVEASAVRLVAFDSCDKALAELKAAAVKKVGPYGFESPMLMERGAAPAEGSTQKDSAAPGEYSGTNNHESAADEPDLVKTDGKRIVSIVDGTLRVVDVATKAVTATLKIPEGQPSSMLLDGDRALITAYPNDSIAYDSPHPHMYAGRVTFVQVDLVGGARVSGSLTVDGSYIDARQVGSVARVVVRSQPRLPFVMPTQGIDEQEATRRNKEVIEKSKIGDWIPRHSPGTPAEGQLYDCTALSRPADYTGTSTLSVLSFDLRNALGTGDGVGLAADGDTVYGTANSLYVADDRQSHVGILPADGRGKPMPGLPQASTTTVHQFDIAKPGKPLYQASGMVRGTLLNQYSLSEHRGNLRIATTMDDPGCCDPGNESSSSVAVLTRRGAELAEIGRLDGLGKTERIHSVRFIGDTGYVVTFRRTDPLYTVDLSDPAKPKVTGELKITGYSAYLHPVGDGRLLGVGQEATEQGRATGTQVSLFDTKSVQARKVTGFHVAGASSEVEFEPHAFLYWAAKGLVVLPLNEAGPTNRSTAVVLRLQGDSLTEAARLTHPLGNQYGDVQIRRSLVVGDTLWTVSGGGMLASDLDTLAQSAWVPFT; this is encoded by the coding sequence ATGAGCAGCGACTTACGGAGACTTCCCCGGATCGGCGTGGCCACGGTCGCCATCGCCGTGGCGGGCGCGGGCGTCATCGGTGCCGCGTACTGGGTGGGCGGCGACAAGGCCGCCAAGAACGTCGAACGGCCGGGCGTCGTCGAGGCCTCGGCCGTGCGCCTGGTCGCGTTCGACTCGTGCGACAAGGCACTGGCCGAGCTGAAGGCCGCCGCGGTGAAGAAGGTCGGGCCCTACGGCTTCGAGTCGCCGATGCTGATGGAGCGCGGCGCCGCGCCAGCGGAAGGGTCGACACAGAAGGATTCGGCGGCGCCGGGGGAGTACTCGGGCACCAACAACCACGAGTCCGCCGCCGACGAGCCGGACCTGGTCAAGACCGACGGCAAGCGGATCGTCAGCATCGTCGACGGCACGCTGCGCGTGGTCGACGTGGCCACGAAAGCCGTGACTGCGACGCTGAAGATCCCCGAGGGGCAGCCGTCGTCGATGCTCCTCGACGGTGACCGGGCGCTGATCACGGCCTACCCCAACGACAGCATCGCCTACGACAGCCCGCACCCGCACATGTACGCCGGGCGGGTCACCTTCGTGCAGGTCGACCTCGTGGGCGGCGCGCGGGTCTCCGGATCGCTGACCGTGGACGGCTCCTACATCGACGCGCGCCAGGTCGGCTCGGTCGCTCGCGTCGTCGTGCGGTCCCAGCCCCGGCTGCCGTTCGTCATGCCCACGCAGGGAATCGACGAGCAGGAAGCGACCCGGCGCAACAAGGAGGTCATCGAGAAGTCCAAGATCGGTGACTGGATCCCGCGCCACAGCCCCGGAACTCCCGCCGAAGGTCAACTCTATGACTGCACCGCGCTGAGCAGGCCCGCCGACTACACCGGCACGTCGACGCTCTCGGTGCTCAGCTTCGACCTGCGAAACGCCCTCGGCACCGGCGACGGCGTGGGCCTCGCCGCCGACGGCGACACCGTCTACGGCACCGCGAACAGCCTCTACGTCGCCGACGACCGCCAGTCGCACGTCGGCATCCTGCCCGCCGACGGCCGCGGCAAGCCCATGCCGGGGCTCCCGCAGGCGTCCACGACCACCGTGCACCAATTCGACATCGCGAAGCCCGGCAAGCCGCTCTACCAGGCGTCCGGCATGGTTCGCGGAACCCTGCTGAACCAGTACTCGCTCTCCGAGCACCGCGGCAACCTGCGGATCGCCACGACCATGGACGACCCCGGCTGCTGCGACCCGGGCAACGAGTCCTCCAGCTCCGTCGCCGTGCTGACCAGGCGCGGCGCCGAACTCGCCGAGATCGGTAGGCTCGACGGGCTGGGCAAGACCGAGCGCATCCACTCGGTGCGGTTCATCGGTGACACCGGCTACGTGGTGACCTTCCGCCGCACGGACCCGCTCTACACCGTCGACCTGTCGGACCCGGCCAAGCCGAAGGTCACCGGCGAGCTGAAGATCACCGGATACTCGGCGTACCTCCATCCGGTCGGCGACGGTCGGCTGCTCGGTGTAGGCCAAGAGGCCACCGAACAGGGCCGTGCCACCGGAACCCAGGTCTCATTGTTCGACACGAAGTCCGTCCAGGCGCGCAAAGTCACCGGCTTCCACGTCGCCGGGGCGTCGTCCGAGGTCGAGTTCGAGCCGCACGCCTTCCTCTATTGGGCGGCTAAAGGACTCGTCGTGCTGCCGCTGAACGAAGCCGGACCCACCAACCGGTCGACGGCCGTCGTCCTGCGCCTGCAAGGAGACTCGCTGACCGAGGCGGCGCGGCTGACTCACCCGCTCGGGAACCAGTACGGCGACGTGCAGATCCGCAGGTCGCTGGTGGTCGGCGACACGCTGTGGACCGTGTCCGGCGGCGGGATGCTCGCCAGCGACCTCGACACCCTCGCTCAGAGCGCCTGGGTGCCGTTCACCTGA
- a CDS encoding nitric oxide synthase oxygenase: MTGEIWALPRGNNSAEPPEPRGGVADLDQAEEFLELFHAENPAAGPLSERVRWVRAEFELTGTYRHTSAELEFGARVAWRNSARCIGRLYWRSMRVRDLRAVRAPAEVAEQCVEHLRIATNGGKVRPLITIFAPDAPDAAAPRIWNEQLIRYAGHRLPDGTVLGDPRYVEFTDAVRDLGWAPDGAPGAFDVLPLVVSGRDDGTVVHPLPRDAVHEVELRHPDHPWFAELGLRWHAVPAISSMRLSIGGIDYPAAPFNGWYMSTEIGARNLADHDRFDLLPTVAQRLGLDTGRETSLWRDRALVEVNVAVLHSFAEAGVAITDHHTESARFLTHVEREEKAGRTCPADWSWIVPPMSGGITPVFHRYYDTEALRPEFVADESATRTALSGVPPVFPEPTDGPIRWSYPHTPLPRREHQVNGTQAL, from the coding sequence GTGACTGGTGAGATCTGGGCGTTACCTCGCGGGAACAACAGCGCTGAGCCACCTGAGCCACGTGGCGGCGTCGCCGATCTCGACCAGGCCGAGGAGTTCCTGGAGCTCTTCCACGCGGAGAACCCCGCCGCCGGCCCGCTGTCCGAACGGGTCCGCTGGGTGCGGGCGGAGTTCGAACTGACCGGCACCTACCGGCACACGAGCGCGGAGCTGGAGTTCGGCGCCCGGGTCGCGTGGCGCAACAGCGCCCGCTGCATCGGCAGGCTCTACTGGCGAAGCATGCGCGTGCGCGATCTCAGAGCGGTGCGCGCACCCGCGGAGGTCGCCGAGCAGTGCGTCGAGCATCTGCGGATCGCCACCAACGGCGGCAAGGTCCGGCCGCTCATCACGATCTTCGCCCCGGACGCCCCGGACGCGGCCGCGCCGAGGATCTGGAACGAGCAGCTGATCCGCTACGCCGGTCACCGCCTGCCGGACGGAACCGTCCTGGGCGACCCGCGCTACGTCGAGTTCACCGACGCCGTGCGCGACCTGGGCTGGGCGCCGGACGGAGCGCCGGGGGCGTTCGACGTCCTGCCGCTGGTCGTCTCCGGACGCGACGACGGCACGGTCGTGCACCCACTGCCGCGCGACGCGGTCCACGAGGTCGAGCTGCGGCACCCGGATCACCCGTGGTTCGCCGAGCTGGGCCTGCGCTGGCACGCGGTGCCCGCGATCAGCTCGATGCGGCTATCGATCGGCGGCATCGACTACCCGGCGGCCCCGTTCAACGGCTGGTACATGAGCACCGAGATCGGCGCGCGCAACCTCGCCGACCACGACCGCTTCGACCTGCTGCCCACGGTCGCCCAGCGGCTCGGGCTGGACACCGGCCGGGAGACCTCCCTGTGGCGCGACCGCGCGCTCGTCGAGGTCAACGTCGCGGTGCTGCACTCGTTCGCCGAGGCAGGCGTGGCGATCACCGACCACCACACGGAGTCCGCGCGGTTCCTCACCCACGTGGAGCGTGAGGAGAAGGCCGGGCGCACCTGCCCGGCCGACTGGAGCTGGATCGTGCCGCCGATGTCCGGCGGCATCACCCCGGTCTTCCACCGCTACTACGACACCGAGGCGCTGCGACCGGAGTTCGTGGCCGACGAGTCAGCCACGCGGACCGCGTTGAGCGGGGTGCCGCCGGTGTTCCCCGAGCCGACCGATGGGCCGATCCGGTGGTCTTACCCGCACACCCCGCTCCCGCGGCGCGAACATCAGGTGAACGGCACCCAGGCGCTCTGA
- a CDS encoding SSI family serine proteinase inhibitor, with protein MFRKTLIGAFGISVAVVCAPAASAHHMIPESAALVLTVTGSESPTMTGTLQCRPAGGKHRKPAAACHELSLVDGDFDKLNIDRDRACTLQYDPVYVTATGHWKGKKVDFATSYGNPCQFAVMTGPVFAV; from the coding sequence ATGTTCCGTAAGACGCTCATCGGCGCATTCGGCATCTCCGTCGCGGTGGTCTGCGCACCCGCGGCGAGCGCGCACCACATGATCCCCGAGTCCGCCGCACTCGTCCTGACCGTGACGGGGTCGGAATCGCCGACCATGACCGGCACGCTGCAGTGCCGCCCGGCGGGTGGCAAGCACCGCAAGCCAGCGGCGGCGTGCCACGAGTTGTCGCTGGTGGACGGCGACTTCGACAAGCTCAACATCGACCGGGATCGGGCCTGCACGCTGCAGTACGACCCGGTCTACGTCACGGCCACCGGGCACTGGAAGGGCAAGAAGGTCGACTTCGCCACGAGCTACGGCAACCCGTGCCAGTTCGCCGTGATGACCGGGCCGGTGTTCGCGGTCTGA
- a CDS encoding transposase domain-containing protein: MSDRIAIGMLIKAFPPDEVDAAIDAAGVREQRSRALPARTMVYFSLAMWLFGGSGYDAVLTRLTTGMRWAGVTTGKRAEPSTGSITKARKRLGSEVMRRLFLRRAVADLDTPAVWRGLRVCTLDGGTIDVPDTAANLAAFDTAEVRMAALAAHGDGALLDVAVGSSDADLDARLISTISPDTLVVAHRAEPEYDVWRVAGEQGAHLLWRAGESVDLPRLRVLSDHSYLSRLLPERDPMARSIAVRVVQSSDAELVTTLLDPERAPAAELTALHRDRWRFAEVFDALQTESVALRSQDPHGVAQELWAMLCVYQAVQSWRWDGKEAMAERM; the protein is encoded by the coding sequence TTGTCCGACCGCATCGCCATCGGGATGCTGATCAAGGCGTTTCCCCCGGACGAGGTCGACGCCGCGATCGATGCGGCCGGGGTACGCGAGCAACGCTCCAGAGCCCTGCCCGCGCGCACCATGGTCTATTTCAGCCTCGCCATGTGGCTCTTCGGCGGCTCCGGGTACGACGCCGTCCTCACCCGGCTCACCACGGGCATGCGGTGGGCCGGGGTCACGACGGGCAAGCGCGCGGAGCCGAGCACCGGGTCGATCACCAAGGCGCGCAAGCGATTGGGTTCGGAAGTGATGCGCAGGCTGTTCCTGCGCCGGGCCGTGGCCGACCTCGACACACCGGCCGTGTGGCGCGGTCTGCGGGTCTGCACGCTCGACGGCGGCACGATCGACGTGCCGGACACGGCGGCCAACCTCGCCGCGTTCGACACCGCCGAGGTGCGGATGGCGGCGCTCGCCGCACACGGCGACGGCGCGCTGCTCGACGTCGCCGTCGGCAGTTCGGACGCCGACCTCGACGCCCGGCTCATCAGCACGATCTCGCCGGACACGCTCGTCGTCGCGCACCGCGCGGAGCCCGAGTACGACGTGTGGCGGGTGGCGGGGGAGCAGGGCGCGCACCTGCTGTGGCGGGCGGGCGAGTCGGTCGACCTGCCCCGGTTACGGGTGCTGTCGGACCACTCGTACCTCTCGCGGCTGCTGCCGGAGCGTGACCCCATGGCGCGCTCGATCGCGGTGCGGGTGGTCCAGTCGAGCGACGCGGAGCTGGTCACCACGCTGCTCGACCCGGAGCGCGCGCCCGCGGCGGAACTGACCGCGCTGCACCGGGACCGCTGGCGGTTCGCGGAGGTGTTCGACGCGCTGCAGACCGAGTCGGTGGCGTTGCGGTCGCAGGACCCGCACGGCGTCGCGCAGGAGCTCTGGGCGATGTTATGCGTCTACCAGGCGGTCCAGTCGTGGCGGTGGGACGGTAAGGAAGCGATGGCTGAAAGAATGTGA
- a CDS encoding Gfo/Idh/MocA family oxidoreductase, with protein sequence MLSTVDELWRRSDIDVVVVASPNRFHVEQAGAALDAGMAVVVDKPVAATGAEIRDLVQRSERAGRMLTVFQNRRWDGDFRTVRRLVADGDLGEIGRFESRFERASRKTRTSWKVSADPADLADILYDLGSHLVDQAIVLFGRPVSVFAETRSPNPAVPVSQDATVLLTHANGVRSYLRMSSVTMPVAPRFVVVGADAGYRSWGLDPQEKASVEGRLPTDEGFGEYPESQWGEVLTDDGLRKVPTERGDYLAFYQAVAACVRGDGPPPVPPAESVMVVDTLEAALRSAATGVPVEL encoded by the coding sequence GTGCTGTCCACTGTGGACGAGCTGTGGCGGCGGTCGGACATCGATGTCGTGGTGGTGGCCTCGCCCAACCGGTTCCACGTCGAGCAGGCGGGCGCCGCGCTGGACGCGGGGATGGCGGTGGTCGTCGACAAGCCGGTGGCCGCGACCGGTGCGGAGATCCGCGACCTGGTGCAGCGTTCCGAGCGGGCGGGCCGGATGCTCACGGTGTTCCAGAACCGGCGCTGGGACGGCGATTTCCGCACCGTCCGGCGGTTGGTCGCCGACGGAGACCTCGGCGAGATCGGCCGCTTCGAGTCCCGCTTCGAGCGCGCGTCCCGCAAGACGCGCACGTCGTGGAAGGTCAGCGCCGACCCGGCCGACCTCGCCGACATCCTCTACGACCTGGGCAGCCACCTGGTCGACCAGGCGATCGTGCTGTTCGGCAGGCCGGTGTCGGTGTTCGCCGAGACCCGGTCGCCGAACCCGGCGGTCCCCGTCTCCCAGGACGCCACGGTCCTGCTGACCCACGCGAACGGCGTGCGCTCGTACCTGCGAATGAGCAGCGTGACCATGCCGGTCGCGCCGCGGTTCGTCGTCGTGGGCGCGGACGCGGGATACCGGAGCTGGGGTCTCGACCCGCAGGAGAAGGCGTCGGTCGAGGGCAGGCTGCCCACCGATGAGGGGTTCGGCGAGTACCCGGAGTCGCAGTGGGGTGAAGTCCTTACCGACGACGGCCTGCGGAAGGTGCCCACGGAGAGGGGCGACTACCTGGCGTTCTACCAGGCGGTCGCCGCGTGCGTCCGGGGCGACGGCCCGCCGCCGGTGCCCCCGGCGGAGTCGGTGATGGTGGTGGACACCCTTGAGGCGGCGCTGCGGTCGGCGGCCACCGGGGTCCCGGTTGAGCTCTGA
- a CDS encoding cytochrome P450, producing MDAAPILDPDTYVTAVPHALLAGLREEGAVRWVDESDGPGFWAVLRHAEVRHVLRTPEVYSSRLGATQIRDPAPEALAYVRRMMLNQDPPDHSRLRGLLTRAFTPRALARLADRIDGWARDLVARAVERGEFDFAKDVAADLPLLTLAEVFGVPAEDRWLMFDWSNRVIGFQDPEYAVSDTEGAGSTDLARQALRLRPEPGADGRMPDPRTREGMPDLYAYANGLGEIKRLHPGEDVMSTLMSHVDDEGGRVSIEEFENLFWLFSVAGNETLRNGIPGGMIALLSHVDSYRRLKAEPDLLPNAVEEMLRWWTPVMHFRRTATVDTELAGTPIAAGTKVVVWFSSANRDERVFADPDRFDLTRPAGEHLSFGHGPHFCLGAHLARVQMRAMFRAVLDLSCRLTLAGEPVRLRSNFQNGIKSLPVATTAW from the coding sequence ATGGACGCCGCGCCGATTCTCGACCCGGACACCTATGTGACCGCCGTGCCGCACGCCCTCCTGGCGGGCCTACGCGAGGAAGGCGCCGTCCGCTGGGTCGACGAGTCCGACGGCCCCGGGTTCTGGGCGGTCCTGCGGCACGCCGAGGTGCGCCACGTCCTGCGCACGCCGGAGGTCTACTCGTCGCGGCTCGGGGCGACCCAGATCCGCGACCCGGCGCCGGAAGCGCTGGCCTACGTGCGCCGGATGATGCTCAACCAGGACCCGCCGGACCACTCGCGCCTGCGCGGCCTGCTGACCAGGGCGTTCACCCCGCGGGCGCTGGCCCGGCTGGCCGACCGGATCGACGGCTGGGCGCGTGACCTCGTCGCCAGGGCGGTGGAGCGCGGCGAGTTCGACTTCGCCAAGGACGTCGCCGCCGACCTGCCGCTGCTCACCCTGGCCGAGGTGTTCGGCGTGCCCGCCGAGGACCGGTGGCTGATGTTCGACTGGAGCAACCGGGTGATCGGCTTCCAGGACCCCGAGTACGCGGTGAGCGACACCGAGGGCGCGGGGTCGACCGACCTGGCCCGGCAGGCGCTGCGGCTGCGGCCCGAGCCGGGAGCCGACGGGCGCATGCCCGACCCGCGAACCCGGGAGGGAATGCCCGATCTCTACGCCTACGCGAACGGTCTCGGCGAGATCAAGCGCTTGCATCCGGGCGAGGACGTCATGAGCACCCTGATGTCCCATGTGGACGACGAGGGCGGCCGGGTCTCGATCGAGGAATTCGAGAATCTGTTCTGGCTGTTCTCGGTGGCGGGCAATGAGACACTCCGCAACGGCATTCCAGGCGGGATGATCGCGTTGTTGTCCCATGTGGACTCTTATCGCCGACTCAAAGCCGAACCCGATCTTCTCCCGAACGCCGTCGAGGAAATGCTGCGGTGGTGGACCCCGGTGATGCATTTCCGCCGGACGGCCACAGTGGACACCGAACTCGCCGGGACACCGATCGCCGCGGGCACGAAAGTCGTCGTGTGGTTCTCCTCGGCGAACCGGGATGAGCGGGTATTCGCCGACCCCGACCGGTTCGACCTCACCCGGCCCGCGGGCGAGCACCTCAGCTTCGGCCACGGCCCGCACTTCTGCCTCGGCGCGCACCTCGCGCGGGTGCAGATGCGGGCCATGTTCCGCGCGGTCCTGGATTTGTCTTGCCGCCTTACCCTCGCGGGCGAGCCGGTGCGGCTGCGGTCGAACTTCCAGAACGGGATCAAGAGCCTGCCGGTGGCCACGACCGCGTGGTGA
- a CDS encoding alpha/beta fold hydrolase — MDNLYVTRGGTDGPTLLLLHGLGATAEVWEGVTPLWPGRWVAPDLPGHGHSPALAGYSFGGLAAEVAGSVDGPVAVLGHSLGGVVGLALASGWFGVPVAAVCGIGIKVSWTSEDLAKAAQLAAKPSRLFASPEEALDRAAKVAGLPSASIDSRLVVEEEDGWRLSLDPRAFAVGRPDLPGLLGAARARVRLAAGETDPMSPADHLRTLVPDPVILPGLGHSAHVEDPEALRPLIEELLSAVT; from the coding sequence GTGGACAACTTGTACGTCACGCGAGGCGGCACCGACGGGCCGACCTTGCTGCTGCTGCACGGGCTGGGCGCGACCGCCGAGGTATGGGAGGGCGTGACACCGCTGTGGCCCGGACGCTGGGTGGCCCCCGACCTGCCGGGCCATGGCCACTCGCCTGCGCTTGCCGGCTACTCCTTCGGCGGGCTCGCCGCGGAGGTGGCCGGGTCGGTCGACGGGCCGGTCGCCGTGCTCGGCCACTCGCTCGGCGGCGTGGTCGGATTGGCGCTGGCCAGCGGGTGGTTCGGGGTTCCGGTGGCGGCGGTGTGCGGGATCGGCATCAAGGTCAGCTGGACGTCGGAGGACCTCGCGAAGGCCGCGCAGCTCGCGGCCAAGCCGTCGCGGCTGTTCGCCTCACCCGAGGAAGCCCTCGACCGCGCGGCCAAGGTGGCCGGACTGCCGTCGGCGTCGATCGACAGCAGGCTCGTGGTGGAGGAGGAAGACGGCTGGCGGCTGAGCCTCGATCCCCGCGCCTTCGCTGTCGGCCGCCCGGACCTGCCGGGCCTGCTCGGCGCGGCCCGGGCGCGAGTGCGGCTGGCGGCGGGGGAGACCGACCCGATGAGCCCGGCGGACCACCTGCGGACGCTGGTGCCGGACCCGGTGATCCTGCCCGGCCTCGGCCACAGCGCCCACGTCGAAGACCCGGAAGCGTTGCGGCCGCTGATCGAGGAACTCCTCAGCGCGGTCACATGA
- a CDS encoding histidine phosphatase family protein — MIFLARHGETRWNRLGRKQGQLDSPLTESGLAQARNLAAAVGRLRVDGVFSSPLGRAATTAALCGVAFGMPVVVAAVPR; from the coding sequence ATGATCTTCCTGGCCCGACACGGGGAGACTCGGTGGAATCGTCTCGGCCGCAAACAAGGACAGCTCGACTCGCCGCTGACCGAGTCCGGGCTCGCGCAGGCCCGGAACCTGGCCGCCGCGGTCGGACGACTGCGGGTAGACGGGGTCTTCAGCAGTCCACTGGGCCGGGCGGCGACCACAGCCGCGCTCTGCGGGGTTGCATTCGGGATGCCCGTGGTCGTGGCAGCGGTTCCCCGGTGA
- a CDS encoding FKBP-type peptidyl-prolyl cis-trans isomerase, which translates to MALQKPEVDPIEGAPPADLVVEDITVGDGEEAKPGQLVTVHYVGVAHSTGEEFDASWNRNDTFSFPLGGGRVIAGWDRGVAGMKVGGRRKLVIPPHLGYGDRGAGGAIKPGETLIFVVDLVGVN; encoded by the coding sequence ATGGCTTTGCAGAAGCCCGAGGTCGACCCGATCGAGGGCGCCCCGCCCGCGGACCTGGTGGTGGAGGACATCACCGTCGGCGACGGCGAGGAGGCCAAGCCCGGCCAGCTCGTCACGGTGCACTACGTCGGCGTCGCCCACTCGACCGGCGAGGAGTTCGACGCCTCCTGGAACCGCAACGACACGTTCAGCTTCCCGCTGGGCGGCGGCCGCGTCATCGCGGGCTGGGACCGCGGCGTGGCGGGCATGAAGGTCGGCGGCAGGCGCAAGCTGGTCATCCCGCCGCACCTGGGCTACGGCGACCGGGGCGCCGGTGGCGCCATCAAGCCGGGCGAGACCCTGATCTTCGTGGTCGACCTGGTCGGCGTGAACTAG
- a CDS encoding ArsR/SmtB family transcription factor, with product MLNQRGDLDKVFHALADPSRRTMVERLGRGPASVSELAKPLAMSLPAVVQHLAVLEASGLVKSEKVGRVRTCRIEPKVLNMAEQWITERKATWESRLDRLGDFLAETESAEKRTDT from the coding sequence GTGCTTAACCAACGCGGCGATCTCGACAAGGTCTTCCACGCCCTGGCCGACCCGAGCAGGCGGACCATGGTCGAGCGGTTGGGCAGGGGACCGGCCTCGGTGAGCGAACTGGCGAAACCGCTGGCGATGTCCCTGCCCGCGGTGGTGCAGCACCTGGCGGTCCTCGAAGCGAGTGGGCTGGTGAAGTCCGAAAAGGTCGGACGGGTCCGCACCTGCCGCATCGAGCCGAAGGTGCTCAACATGGCCGAACAGTGGATCACCGAGCGCAAGGCGACCTGGGAGAGCAGGCTCGACCGGCTCGGGGACTTCCTCGCCGAAACCGAATCAGCGGAGAAAAGGACAGACACATGA
- a CDS encoding SRPBCC family protein, with product MSVTHATFVVERVYPATPERVFNAWADPEFKARWFAGPDDWENSPLSLDFRVGGEESSSGGPKGGPVHTMRGRYQDIVPNERIVSSYEMYMDDQRISVSLATVELTPKGDGTLLTYTEQGAFLDGLDQPKYREEGTAELLDALGAALSSENATA from the coding sequence ATGAGCGTCACCCACGCGACCTTCGTCGTCGAGCGCGTCTACCCGGCCACCCCCGAGCGCGTCTTCAACGCCTGGGCCGACCCGGAGTTCAAGGCCCGCTGGTTCGCCGGCCCGGACGACTGGGAGAACAGCCCGCTGAGCCTCGACTTCCGCGTCGGCGGCGAGGAGTCCAGCAGCGGCGGCCCCAAGGGCGGCCCGGTCCACACCATGCGCGGCCGGTACCAGGACATCGTGCCCAACGAGCGCATCGTGTCGTCCTACGAGATGTACATGGACGACCAGCGCATCTCGGTGTCGCTGGCGACCGTCGAACTCACCCCCAAGGGCGACGGCACCCTGCTCACCTACACCGAACAGGGCGCCTTCCTCGACGGCCTCGACCAGCCCAAGTACCGCGAAGAGGGCACCGCCGAACTCCTCGACGCCTTGGGCGCCGCGCTCAGCAGCGAGAACGCCACCGCATGA
- a CDS encoding NAD(P)/FAD-dependent oxidoreductase, with the protein MTKHIVVLGAGYSGLIAAKLAAGHADTAVTLVNARDRFVERVRMHQLAAGQELRDRRLADLLDGTGVSLIVDLVTGIDADAKAVRLANRAEPLSYDTLIYALGSQADVDSVPGVREHAMTVAGFEQASAVRAYGTVAVVGGGLTGIEAATELAETCPDLKVRLVTGGVLGGAFSERGRKHVRRVFDRLRIDVRDEVRVAEVRADGVVLADGEHLSADTVVWTTGFRVSPLAREAGFEVDGHGRMVVDDTLRSVSHPDVYGIGDAAAAHMSTGQELRMACATGIPCAVYAVRAIGDRMAGKQARPLKFRYFNQCVSLGRRDGLIQFVRADDSPIEKVLTGRLAAFYKEAIVKGAYLAQRHPRLVSMA; encoded by the coding sequence ATGACGAAGCACATCGTGGTCCTCGGTGCCGGGTACTCCGGCCTCATCGCCGCCAAGTTGGCGGCCGGGCACGCCGACACGGCGGTCACCCTGGTCAACGCCCGTGACCGGTTCGTCGAGCGGGTGCGGATGCACCAGCTCGCCGCCGGGCAGGAGTTGCGGGACCGGCGGCTGGCCGACCTCCTCGACGGCACGGGCGTCAGCCTCATCGTCGACTTGGTCACCGGGATCGACGCCGACGCCAAGGCAGTCCGGCTCGCGAACCGCGCCGAGCCGCTGTCCTACGACACGCTGATCTACGCCTTGGGCAGCCAGGCCGACGTGGACTCCGTCCCCGGAGTTCGCGAGCACGCGATGACGGTGGCCGGGTTCGAGCAGGCTTCCGCGGTTCGGGCATACGGCACGGTGGCGGTGGTCGGCGGTGGGCTGACCGGGATCGAGGCCGCCACCGAGCTGGCCGAGACCTGCCCGGACCTCAAGGTCCGCCTCGTCACCGGCGGTGTCCTGGGTGGAGCGTTCTCGGAACGCGGCCGCAAGCACGTGCGGCGGGTGTTCGACCGGCTGCGCATCGACGTCCGGGACGAGGTGCGGGTCGCGGAGGTCCGCGCCGACGGCGTGGTGTTGGCCGACGGCGAGCACCTCAGCGCCGACACCGTGGTGTGGACGACCGGTTTCCGGGTGTCGCCGCTGGCCCGCGAGGCCGGGTTCGAGGTGGACGGGCACGGCCGGATGGTCGTGGACGACACCCTGCGCTCGGTGTCGCACCCGGACGTCTACGGCATCGGCGACGCCGCGGCGGCCCACATGTCGACCGGGCAGGAGTTGCGGATGGCTTGCGCCACCGGCATTCCGTGCGCGGTGTACGCGGTGCGGGCGATCGGTGACCGGATGGCCGGGAAGCAGGCCCGCCCACTGAAGTTTCGCTACTTCAACCAGTGCGTGAGCCTCGGCCGCCGCGACGGCCTGATCCAGTTCGTGCGGGCCGACGACAGCCCGATCGAGAAAGTCCTCACTGGACGATTGGCCGCGTTCTACAAGGAAGCCATCGTCAAGGGCGCCTACCTGGCGCAGCGCCACCCGCGGCTGGTGTCGATGGCCTAG